In the Moraxella osloensis genome, one interval contains:
- the gpmI gene encoding 2,3-bisphosphoglycerate-independent phosphoglycerate mutase, producing the protein MNQASNSVTNQSTVKKIPHVLMILDGFGYREDQLDNAIAAAHTPNLDYLYQHYPHGLISGSGEDVGLPAGQFGNSEVGHMNLGAGRILYQDSTRIHKEIREQQFFSNPALTEAVKLANDRQANVHIMGLLSDGGVHSHQDHIVAMVELALQQGAKQVFIHTFLDGRDTPPKSADNYVAQLEQALASLNERYEGTAYLISLIGRYFAMDRDKRWDRVQQAYDLLTQAKAQRVVQSGAEAISAAYGAGESDEFVKPTWVRYANQNADFGTIQDNDSVIFMNFRADRAREISQALVSTNFDGFTREKLPTLSKFVMLTKYSDELQNNGVTSIAFEPTSLTNTLGEYLQSQGKTQLRIAETEKYAHVTFFFSGGREAEFEGEQRILVNSPSVATYDLQPEMSAPEVTEKLTHAINSGAYDVLIVNYANGDMVGHTGVFDAAVKAVETLDNCVKIIADCVIANHGHLLITADHGNVEQMQDYDSGQVHTQHTTELVPFIYVNEQAPDTVHIRTGGKLSDVAPTLLDLMHLAKPAEMTGESLIVAN; encoded by the coding sequence ATGAATCAAGCATCTAACTCGGTTACTAATCAATCGACGGTTAAAAAAATCCCCCATGTGTTGATGATTTTAGATGGTTTTGGATATCGCGAAGATCAGCTTGATAATGCGATTGCCGCGGCTCACACCCCAAACCTTGATTATTTGTATCAGCATTATCCCCATGGTTTGATTTCAGGGTCAGGTGAAGACGTGGGTTTACCGGCAGGGCAGTTTGGTAACTCTGAAGTCGGGCATATGAATTTGGGTGCAGGTCGTATTTTGTACCAAGACTCTACCCGTATTCATAAAGAAATCCGCGAACAGCAATTTTTTAGCAACCCTGCATTAACAGAAGCAGTAAAGCTTGCCAATGACCGACAAGCCAATGTGCATATCATGGGATTGTTATCCGACGGCGGGGTTCATTCGCATCAAGATCATATTGTCGCGATGGTGGAGCTGGCATTGCAGCAGGGTGCAAAGCAGGTCTTTATCCATACATTTTTGGACGGTCGTGACACGCCCCCTAAAAGTGCGGACAATTATGTCGCACAATTAGAACAAGCGCTTGCCTCGCTTAACGAGCGATATGAGGGCACGGCTTATTTGATCAGTCTTATTGGTCGCTACTTTGCGATGGATCGGGATAAACGTTGGGATCGGGTACAGCAAGCGTATGATTTGCTGACCCAAGCCAAAGCACAACGGGTGGTGCAGTCAGGTGCTGAAGCGATTAGCGCAGCGTATGGCGCAGGTGAAAGTGATGAGTTCGTCAAACCGACTTGGGTGCGTTATGCTAACCAAAACGCTGACTTTGGGACTATCCAAGACAATGACAGTGTGATTTTTATGAATTTTCGTGCCGACCGCGCTCGCGAAATTAGCCAAGCATTGGTTTCAACTAATTTTGACGGCTTTACGCGTGAAAAACTGCCAACGCTGTCAAAATTTGTGATGCTGACCAAATACTCCGATGAGTTACAAAACAATGGCGTGACCAGTATCGCTTTTGAACCGACATCGCTCACCAATACCTTAGGCGAGTATTTGCAATCGCAAGGCAAAACCCAACTGCGCATTGCTGAAACTGAAAAATATGCCCACGTGACTTTCTTTTTTAGTGGTGGGCGCGAAGCAGAGTTTGAAGGGGAGCAGCGGATTTTGGTCAATTCGCCTTCGGTTGCTACTTATGATTTACAACCTGAAATGAGTGCGCCAGAAGTCACTGAAAAATTGACCCATGCCATCAATTCCGGTGCGTATGATGTACTGATTGTGAATTATGCCAATGGCGATATGGTAGGGCACACCGGTGTGTTCGATGCCGCTGTCAAAGCCGTCGAAACGTTGGATAACTGTGTGAAAATCATTGCCGATTGTGTGATTGCCAATCATGGGCATTTACTGATTACCGCTGACCATGGCAATGTCGAACAAATGCAGGATTATGATAGCGGACAGGTACACACCCAGCACACCACAGAGCTAGTACCATTTATTTATGTCAATGAGCAAGCGCCTGATACCGTGCACATTCGCACGGGTGGTAAGCTATCAGATGTGGCGCCAACATTATTGGACTTAATGCACCTTGCCAAACCTGCCGAAATGACAGGTGAAAGCTTAATCGTAGCAAACTAA
- the gspI gene encoding type II secretion system minor pseudopilin GspI — protein sequence MTMATLNRLAVRQHQQGFTLLEVMVALAILAVVAVSASQASRSYVQSVDNMKTRTFGYYVAQNTLAELRVQKTWLAASDTRQITSQGRQWQVVISPQTIQNSQGFVQPIHIRVAPIVDGSPKKDVVDIDAMLVKDMGTNP from the coding sequence ATGACCATGGCTACCTTAAATAGACTGGCTGTCAGGCAGCATCAGCAAGGATTTACGTTACTTGAAGTCATGGTGGCGTTAGCGATTTTGGCGGTGGTTGCGGTATCAGCCAGCCAAGCCAGTCGCAGTTATGTACAATCCGTGGATAACATGAAAACGCGAACCTTTGGCTATTATGTTGCGCAAAACACGCTGGCAGAATTACGAGTACAAAAAACTTGGCTCGCGGCGTCCGATACTCGGCAAATTACCTCGCAGGGTCGCCAATGGCAAGTGGTTATCTCACCGCAAACCATACAAAACAGTCAAGGCTTTGTCCAACCCATTCATATTCGCGTGGCACCTATTGTTGATGGCAGCCCAAAAAAAGACGTGGTGGATATCGATGCGATGCTGGTAAAGGATATGGGGACAAATCCGTGA
- a CDS encoding NCS2 family permease: MNVIERYFGIDGRNTTIKTEILAGLTTFLTMAYIIFVNPDMLAKAGMDKGAVFVATCLASALGCFLMGLIARLPVALAPGMGLNAFFTFTVVLGMGKSWQVALGAVFISGLLFVLISAFKLREWIINAIPYTLKQGIVAGIGAFLAFIALKSSGIIVASPATFVTMGKLTDFGPAMAILSFFLIVVFVQRKVPAAVMLSILIVTVISLLAGESHYSGIVSMPPSIAPTFMQLDIAGALDVSMVSVIFAFLFVVLFDTSGTLIGVTKKAGLMSSDGQIPNLGKALFADSTAAVAGSLLGTSSVTSYVESTAGVAAGGRTGLTAIVVGVLFLLALFFAPLAGMIPAYATAGAIFYVAVLMLFTLREIDWDDLTEASPVAVVLLLTPLTFSIADGIALGFITYTIAKLVSGRYKEVSPAVWVLTVILLAKLIFLS; the protein is encoded by the coding sequence ATGAATGTAATCGAGCGCTATTTTGGCATAGATGGCCGCAATACAACGATAAAAACTGAAATTCTGGCAGGTCTGACAACCTTTTTGACCATGGCTTATATTATCTTTGTCAATCCCGACATGCTGGCAAAGGCCGGGATGGATAAAGGGGCAGTATTTGTGGCGACGTGTCTAGCCTCAGCGCTGGGCTGTTTTTTAATGGGATTGATTGCGCGTTTGCCCGTGGCATTGGCACCTGGCATGGGTCTAAATGCGTTTTTTACCTTTACCGTTGTCTTGGGGATGGGTAAAAGTTGGCAAGTGGCGTTGGGGGCGGTGTTTATTTCAGGCTTGCTCTTTGTGCTGATTAGTGCCTTTAAACTGCGTGAATGGATTATCAACGCGATTCCCTATACCCTTAAACAAGGTATCGTGGCAGGGATTGGGGCGTTTTTAGCGTTTATTGCGCTTAAAAGTTCGGGCATCATCGTGGCGAGTCCCGCCACGTTTGTGACGATGGGCAAACTCACCGATTTTGGTCCTGCGATGGCGATTTTAAGTTTTTTTCTGATTGTCGTATTTGTGCAGCGTAAAGTCCCTGCGGCAGTGATGCTGTCAATTTTAATTGTGACGGTGATTAGCTTGTTGGCAGGGGAAAGCCATTATTCAGGGATTGTGTCAATGCCGCCATCGATTGCACCGACCTTTATGCAGTTAGATATTGCAGGTGCGCTTGATGTGAGTATGGTTAGCGTGATTTTTGCCTTTTTATTCGTGGTGTTATTTGATACATCAGGCACATTAATCGGTGTGACCAAAAAAGCGGGGTTAATGTCTAGCGATGGTCAAATCCCGAACCTAGGTAAAGCCTTGTTTGCTGACTCAACGGCGGCTGTGGCAGGGTCATTGCTAGGTACTTCATCGGTAACGAGTTATGTAGAAAGCACAGCTGGCGTGGCAGCAGGTGGACGCACCGGTTTGACCGCGATTGTAGTGGGTGTGTTATTTTTATTGGCGTTATTTTTTGCCCCATTGGCTGGGATGATTCCTGCATATGCAACAGCAGGAGCGATTTTTTATGTCGCGGTATTGATGTTATTTACGCTGCGTGAGATTGATTGGGATGACTTGACAGAAGCGTCACCTGTCGCGGTAGTGCTGCTGTTGACGCCGCTTACCTTCTCAATTGCGGATGGGATCGCGTTAGGTTTTATCACCTATACCATTGCCAAATTGGTGAGTGGACGTTATAAAGAAGTTAGCCCTGCGGTTTGGGTGTTAACGGTGATTTTATTGGCAAAATTGATTTTTTTAAGTTAA
- a CDS encoding S41 family peptidase, with amino-acid sequence MVTQRFKPLSNPTFKRHVIVLALWGIGSLSYAASRPTVSAPVKPPVKSAASVSAKTNKTALTPAITQAIAGVNPTAVPISVVNIPNGADDDNLTDDGADDGGEVDITSTTPMVTNPATQPIAPASGQIQQVALGAVSPVTVEKFVKMIDIIRQNYVTNVDDESLFANAMAGTLAALDPYSEYLDANAFENLRLFTEGDIGSIGVSVSFHADVDSWVFDDVLPNSPAAKAGIQRGNYLHQINDNKLDNTRTSQDVDQLLTGIAGTTARLLVSDKGRRKHLVVVQRTLVQQQAMNTNIINGVAVVQIPVFQNNTQQQFLMALTKLNQPFSVLVLDLRNNPGGVLSAANDIASLFMNDKVVVEIKNRQGIQEVMRTHGKAQFADLPLVVLQNRYSASAAEVLASALQNNQRAKVYGEISYGKGSIQSIVPINDSEAVKLTVAHYYSSKGEKIDGVGVKPDVTLTGAETSWLDQVLADLQTTKRSNQFLLKPTPTPQSF; translated from the coding sequence ATGGTAACGCAGCGTTTCAAACCACTATCTAACCCTACTTTCAAAAGACATGTTATCGTGCTGGCATTGTGGGGGATAGGTTCATTGAGTTATGCTGCTAGCCGACCGACTGTCAGTGCGCCTGTCAAACCACCTGTCAAATCTGCTGCCTCAGTTTCGGCAAAAACCAATAAAACGGCATTAACACCTGCAATCACTCAGGCGATTGCGGGTGTCAATCCTACTGCCGTACCTATCAGTGTGGTGAATATACCTAATGGCGCTGATGACGACAATTTGACGGATGATGGCGCTGATGATGGCGGGGAAGTGGATATTACGTCAACCACGCCTATGGTGACTAATCCCGCCACTCAGCCCATCGCGCCAGCCTCTGGGCAAATCCAGCAAGTGGCGTTGGGGGCAGTATCACCCGTCACGGTTGAAAAATTTGTCAAAATGATTGATATCATCCGTCAAAACTATGTGACCAATGTCGATGATGAATCGCTTTTTGCCAATGCGATGGCAGGCACTTTAGCTGCGCTCGATCCTTATTCTGAATATCTGGATGCAAACGCGTTTGAAAACTTAAGGTTATTTACCGAAGGCGATATTGGTAGTATTGGCGTGAGTGTGAGTTTTCATGCCGATGTAGATAGCTGGGTGTTTGATGATGTGCTGCCCAACTCGCCTGCCGCCAAAGCCGGTATTCAGCGCGGCAATTATTTGCATCAAATTAATGATAATAAGTTAGACAACACGCGAACCTCGCAAGACGTCGATCAGCTGCTGACAGGCATCGCAGGGACAACGGCTCGCTTGTTAGTCTCCGATAAAGGCCGTCGGAAACATCTGGTGGTGGTGCAAAGAACCTTGGTACAACAACAAGCCATGAATACCAACATCATTAATGGTGTTGCGGTGGTGCAAATCCCCGTGTTTCAAAACAATACCCAGCAGCAATTTTTAATGGCACTCACCAAATTAAATCAGCCGTTTAGCGTGCTGGTACTCGATTTGCGCAATAACCCAGGTGGCGTGTTGTCAGCTGCCAATGATATCGCAAGCTTATTTATGAATGATAAAGTAGTGGTAGAAATTAAAAATCGGCAGGGCATACAAGAGGTGATGCGCACCCACGGCAAAGCCCAATTTGCCGACTTACCGCTGGTCGTGTTGCAAAATCGTTATTCCGCTTCGGCGGCTGAAGTATTAGCCAGTGCGCTACAAAACAACCAACGTGCCAAGGTATATGGCGAAATCAGCTATGGTAAAGGCTCTATCCAAAGCATTGTACCCATCAATGACAGCGAAGCGGTAAAGCTAACAGTCGCTCATTATTACTCAAGTAAAGGCGAGAAAATTGATGGCGTAGGCGTCAAACCCGATGTGACTTTGACGGGTGCAGAAACGAGTTGGCTAGATCAGGTATTAGCGGATTTGCAAACCACCAAACGAAGCAACCAATTTTTACTTAAACCTACGCCAACGCCCCAGTCTTTTTAA
- the cysE gene encoding serine O-acetyltransferase — MKAELQEDIQAVFDRDPAARNTLEVLLTYPGVHALLIHRVAHSMWQHNNKGLARFVSFGNRFLTGIEIHPAAKIGRRFFIDHGMGVVIGETAEIGDDVTLYHGVTLGGVSLNEGKRHPTLEDGVVVGAGAKVLGGFTVGKYAKIGSNAVVVKEVPAGATMVGGAARLIHDKAKAEQMGLDSLANNGVTPADDYIEKTIIEKTTDAEQIKSVEKTSINTSATNEDDCNKIKLQQAGVFHQYGIDPNTQDPVAMTFIKMLEHIRQSEARLDELQSAMCKLDPNFCKKHYAKLDVRDLDAVDPQFFMEDEL, encoded by the coding sequence ATCAAAGCAGAATTACAAGAGGACATCCAAGCGGTGTTTGACCGTGACCCTGCGGCACGTAACACACTTGAAGTGCTGTTGACTTATCCTGGCGTCCATGCGCTATTGATTCACCGCGTCGCCCACAGTATGTGGCAACACAATAACAAAGGCTTGGCACGGTTTGTATCCTTTGGCAATCGATTTTTGACCGGGATTGAGATTCACCCTGCAGCAAAAATTGGGCGTCGATTCTTTATTGACCATGGCATGGGCGTGGTCATTGGTGAAACCGCTGAAATCGGTGATGATGTTACCTTGTATCATGGCGTCACGCTCGGTGGGGTATCATTAAATGAAGGCAAACGCCATCCCACCCTGGAAGATGGCGTGGTTGTCGGTGCAGGTGCCAAAGTATTAGGCGGCTTTACCGTGGGTAAATATGCCAAAATCGGCTCCAATGCTGTCGTTGTCAAAGAAGTGCCTGCCGGTGCGACCATGGTAGGCGGTGCCGCGCGTCTGATTCATGATAAAGCCAAAGCGGAGCAAATGGGGCTTGATAGCTTGGCAAATAATGGGGTAACTCCAGCTGACGATTATATCGAAAAAACCATCATCGAAAAAACAACCGATGCTGAGCAGATAAAATCGGTTGAGAAAACCTCTATTAATACTTCCGCTACCAATGAGGATGATTGCAATAAAATTAAGCTACAGCAAGCGGGCGTTTTTCATCAATATGGGATTGATCCTAATACTCAAGACCCTGTGGCAATGACTTTTATCAAAATGCTCGAGCACATTCGCCAGTCTGAAGCACGCCTTGATGAATTGCAAAGTGCGATGTGCAAATTGGATCCAAATTTCTGCAAAAAACACTATGCCAAACTTGATGTGCGTGATTTGGATGCCGTCGATCCGCAATTTTTTATGGAAGATGAATTGTAA
- the gspK gene encoding type II secretion system minor pseudopilin GspK, translating into MAICITQHTAKRAQPMIQSNSTKYTMPTNANPSKVFANVAIAKPPYRHGQQGMALLTILLLVVAITIVAGSMLANQKVMIREFELTKGQGQLKEYALAGEAMATNLIAQDSQVNQVDSLTEAWAKPLAEQTMNQAKVSIKIDDDASRFNVNNLYHDGKVDDTALAFFQALLQANGLSPNIAMAVLDWQDPDSDTHAEGGAEAAYYQSTGKKMAMGIANQPFISINELQHVRGMDSEGLQKLAPYLTAVPYYLPMNINTVKPELLSVLVNSPTVTSGNHPQGSNRSDSDDNSQSGQDTSAASNVAATHQIDDTVIINWANARENNLPVQNLSQLWAVPSFAQIDERNKARIAKLLATQSQSFHVVVSVKSDDKQLFLHSQIAKILPKAGNDPAAASAAPATPMLAPVNTQNGTQNNISPQIITYNRQFLPFAQ; encoded by the coding sequence TTGGCGATTTGCATTACCCAGCACACCGCCAAACGCGCCCAACCCATGATTCAATCAAATTCTACCAAATACACCATGCCAACAAACGCCAATCCGTCTAAAGTTTTTGCAAATGTTGCCATAGCAAAGCCGCCATATCGGCATGGGCAACAAGGGATGGCACTCCTGACTATTTTGTTGTTGGTGGTGGCGATTACCATCGTGGCAGGCAGTATGCTTGCCAATCAAAAAGTGATGATTCGAGAATTTGAGCTGACCAAAGGTCAAGGGCAGCTTAAAGAATATGCCTTGGCAGGCGAAGCTATGGCGACCAATTTGATTGCGCAAGACAGCCAAGTCAACCAAGTCGATAGTTTAACAGAGGCTTGGGCAAAACCGCTGGCAGAGCAAACCATGAATCAAGCCAAAGTCAGTATTAAAATTGACGATGATGCCAGTCGTTTTAATGTTAACAACCTGTATCATGATGGCAAAGTGGATGATACGGCACTGGCATTCTTTCAGGCGCTGTTACAAGCCAATGGCTTATCGCCTAATATTGCGATGGCGGTGCTCGATTGGCAAGACCCAGACAGTGACACCCATGCTGAGGGCGGCGCAGAAGCAGCGTATTATCAAAGTACGGGCAAAAAAATGGCGATGGGTATTGCCAACCAGCCGTTTATCTCAATCAATGAATTGCAACATGTGCGCGGGATGGATAGCGAAGGATTGCAAAAATTAGCGCCGTATCTGACCGCAGTGCCATACTATCTGCCCATGAATATCAACACAGTGAAGCCCGAACTATTAAGCGTACTGGTGAATTCACCCACCGTAACCAGCGGCAACCATCCGCAAGGCTCAAATCGTTCGGACAGCGATGACAACTCACAATCTGGGCAAGACACTAGCGCAGCTTCAAATGTGGCAGCTACTCACCAAATCGACGATACGGTAATCATCAATTGGGCGAATGCCCGAGAAAACAACCTACCGGTGCAAAACTTGAGTCAATTGTGGGCGGTGCCAAGTTTTGCCCAGATTGACGAGCGCAACAAAGCACGCATCGCCAAGCTGTTAGCCACCCAAAGTCAAAGTTTTCACGTCGTTGTCAGTGTCAAAAGTGACGACAAGCAGCTTTTTTTGCATAGTCAAATCGCTAAGATTTTACCTAAAGCTGGCAATGACCCAGCAGCTGCTTCTGCTGCGCCAGCGACGCCCATGCTAGCACCAGTCAATACGCAAAATGGCACGCAAAATAACATTTCGCCACAAATCATCACTTACAACCGCCAATTTTTACCCTTTGCCCAATAA
- a CDS encoding RNA methyltransferase has product MVTTDTNASPQPFSTLAAFLAGIRIVMVNTTLPANIGSAARAMHTMGLTQLTVVAPKLPIDEDAYAHAAGAKAILDAVTICDTLEQALQDCHWVIATSSRQRHIPRPVLSPRQAAELMVTNFQNLGDVMIDSAHPNWQLAIVFGREDRGLTNEELQLADYHIQIPANAEYGVLNVAAAVQVIASVFYETAELSLTAKTAAEKSIDLTFRQQWDEPPISNEQRLQLENRLLTLLENLDIYNPAQSKVMPQRINRLLSRLQLDIKEYQLLQATIAKLLKQ; this is encoded by the coding sequence ATGGTAACGACTGACACTAACGCTTCCCCGCAACCCTTCTCAACCCTTGCGGCATTTTTAGCCGGTATTCGCATTGTGATGGTAAATACCACCTTGCCTGCCAATATTGGCTCTGCCGCCCGTGCCATGCACACCATGGGACTAACGCAGCTCACGGTAGTGGCGCCCAAACTACCGATTGACGAAGATGCCTATGCCCATGCCGCAGGTGCCAAAGCAATTTTAGACGCTGTGACCATTTGTGACACCCTTGAGCAAGCCCTGCAAGATTGCCACTGGGTAATTGCTACCAGTAGTCGCCAACGCCATATTCCAAGACCCGTGTTATCGCCCCGACAAGCGGCTGAATTGATGGTCACTAATTTTCAAAACCTTGGCGATGTAATGATAGATTCTGCGCATCCTAATTGGCAACTTGCCATTGTGTTTGGTCGTGAAGATCGCGGTTTAACAAATGAAGAGCTGCAATTGGCTGACTACCATATTCAAATTCCTGCCAATGCTGAGTATGGGGTGTTAAATGTGGCGGCTGCGGTTCAAGTGATTGCCAGCGTTTTTTACGAAACTGCCGAATTATCATTGACGGCAAAAACAGCGGCTGAAAAATCCATTGATTTGACTTTTCGCCAGCAGTGGGATGAGCCGCCTATCTCAAATGAGCAGCGTTTACAGCTAGAAAATAGGCTGTTGACATTGCTGGAGAATTTAGATATTTACAATCCCGCCCAATCTAAAGTGATGCCTCAGCGTATTAATCGACTTCTTAGTAGGTTACAGCTTGATATCAAAGAATATCAGTTATTGCAAGCCACCATCGCAAAATTACTCAAACAATAA
- a CDS encoding pilus assembly FimT family protein: MTMLLLFGRSCKTFTPAPSARGGQQGFTLIEIMVVIVILSIFAGMMSLSVGGSENRRNTAFYERLTSNLNYVRLLSTERMQPYGLAIKLPQNDAPNQLVVVKLENAFTNSQSAVRNANAAITSQPAPPQWVTEKQIPPLDVPDNLDVKIRPLDNPFNTAAAQSTQPTANWLGGSEAPPVVWFGTGEATPVQISIQKTNADKQTFAVGNPIIVNQAGAIEVAK, from the coding sequence ATGACGATGCTATTGCTGTTTGGTCGGTCCTGTAAAACTTTCACTCCCGCACCCAGTGCGAGGGGTGGGCAACAAGGGTTTACCTTAATCGAAATCATGGTGGTCATCGTCATTTTATCTATTTTTGCTGGGATGATGAGCCTATCTGTGGGGGGTAGTGAAAATCGTAGAAATACGGCATTTTATGAGCGTCTGACCAGTAATCTTAATTATGTACGCTTGTTATCAACAGAACGCATGCAGCCGTATGGGCTGGCAATCAAACTGCCGCAGAATGACGCGCCCAATCAGTTGGTGGTGGTTAAATTAGAAAACGCCTTTACCAATTCTCAAAGTGCTGTTCGCAATGCCAATGCCGCCATAACCTCGCAACCTGCGCCACCACAATGGGTGACAGAAAAACAAATCCCACCGCTGGATGTGCCAGACAACCTTGACGTCAAAATCCGCCCACTGGATAACCCATTTAATACAGCCGCCGCCCAAAGTACCCAACCCACCGCCAACTGGTTAGGCGGCAGCGAAGCACCGCCTGTGGTGTGGTTTGGGACAGGCGAGGCGACACCCGTGCAAATCAGCATCCAAAAAACCAATGCCGACAAACAAACCTTTGCGGTTGGCAATCCCATCATCGTCAACCAAGCTGGGGCAATCGAGGTGGCAAAATGA
- the gspJ gene encoding type II secretion system minor pseudopilin GspJ yields MSPFSLHSSAATAKDKTSQQGFTLIELMIALVIFAMLALAGWQIMDSLTKSRERGYQHQKSLSQLDYAYLQLSQDLAQTSNYVAMPILSATDNNTASTNSAAMTPTFVLNASQMSFIRFAAPDPRYQPSPMLAKIQYSLAGETLTKQRFYQLDDNNETPATSVLLTGIKDASWRALTPDAVSVFPDEATLQKVQQIQAQKNTNQTANASTNPIPNAPDNTMDKNSNLQNSIDLTPYQQLPRGIELNFSYQGEPITWRFALPSTPPNAPNP; encoded by the coding sequence GTGAGCCCTTTTTCTCTTCATTCTTCTGCTGCAACCGCAAAGGATAAAACATCCCAGCAAGGCTTTACCTTAATCGAATTGATGATTGCATTGGTGATTTTTGCGATGCTGGCATTGGCGGGATGGCAGATTATGGATAGTCTGACCAAAAGTCGTGAGCGCGGCTACCAACATCAAAAATCATTATCACAGCTTGATTATGCTTATTTACAGCTGTCGCAAGATTTGGCACAAACCAGCAATTATGTGGCGATGCCAATCCTATCAGCGACTGACAATAATACGGCATCGACCAATAGTGCCGCTATGACGCCAACTTTCGTATTAAATGCGTCACAAATGAGTTTTATCCGTTTTGCCGCGCCCGATCCGCGTTATCAGCCGTCACCTATGCTAGCAAAAATACAATATTCGTTGGCGGGTGAAACACTGACAAAACAGCGTTTTTACCAGTTAGACGACAATAATGAAACCCCTGCAACCAGTGTCTTATTGACAGGTATCAAGGATGCCAGTTGGCGAGCATTGACGCCTGACGCGGTCAGTGTGTTTCCAGATGAAGCCACCCTGCAAAAGGTACAGCAAATACAAGCGCAAAAAAACACCAATCAAACGGCCAATGCTTCAACCAACCCGATCCCTAACGCGCCTGATAACACAATGGATAAAAATAGCAATTTGCAAAACAGTATAGATTTGACGCCTTATCAGCAGTTACCACGCGGCATCGAGCTTAATTTTAGTTACCAAGGCGAGCCGATTACTTGGCGATTTGCATTACCCAGCACACCGCCAAACGCGCCCAACCCATGA
- a CDS encoding acyltransferase family protein, translating to MSATVLLAVVFVLSLTLVTWLLNQLPQRMIGGFDASHRHSPLDGIRGILALSVFTHHFFKNYFFQTTGRWQSPNIDFFTNLGSVPVSLFFLITGYLFFGKLKQPRMNWQYLYRSRLQRIVPLYLFLGICIVAIYFTQQHPPLPLSEWQQWTLRWLSFNNQSLKDFYAWPLVAGAAWTLLYEWGFYFSLPLLFLLVHPKQLSHWQNITMLMISLPVLYYVFTHTIIKLYWLFLLAFFAVWLEDFFKNLLAKFPTLISIALCLLTLFILFATSAYSYWQMLLCGLLFCFIANGFTYFGVLYQQGLKVLGELSYSLYLTHGLVMYVWFNLLHLHDFSQSMTAYVWTYPLVLVFVVMFAVISYNYIEKPLMHRPNYRRDATTVLQS from the coding sequence ATGTCTGCCACTGTTTTGCTTGCTGTTGTGTTTGTGCTGAGCTTAACGCTTGTCACTTGGCTACTCAATCAACTCCCCCAACGGATGATTGGGGGGTTTGATGCCAGCCATCGCCATTCCCCATTAGATGGTATCCGTGGCATTTTAGCGTTATCGGTGTTTACTCATCACTTTTTTAAAAATTATTTCTTTCAAACGACGGGGCGCTGGCAGTCACCCAATATTGATTTTTTTACCAACTTGGGTAGTGTGCCGGTATCGCTATTTTTTTTAATCACCGGATATTTATTTTTTGGTAAGCTCAAACAGCCGCGGATGAATTGGCAATACCTTTATCGCTCTCGGCTGCAGCGCATTGTGCCGCTGTATTTATTTTTGGGCATTTGTATCGTCGCTATCTATTTCACCCAGCAACATCCGCCGTTACCCCTGTCTGAGTGGCAGCAATGGACGCTGCGCTGGCTAAGCTTTAACAATCAATCGCTTAAAGATTTTTACGCTTGGCCGCTGGTCGCAGGCGCGGCTTGGACGCTGCTTTATGAGTGGGGTTTTTATTTTAGCTTACCGTTACTATTTTTATTGGTGCATCCCAAACAACTAAGCCATTGGCAAAATATCACGATGCTGATGATAAGTTTGCCTGTGTTGTATTACGTTTTCACACATACTATTATCAAGCTATATTGGTTATTTTTGTTGGCTTTTTTTGCGGTTTGGTTGGAAGATTTTTTTAAAAATTTATTGGCAAAATTTCCTACACTTATTTCCATCGCTTTATGCCTACTCACCCTGTTTATTTTATTTGCAACATCGGCGTATTCTTATTGGCAAATGCTACTTTGTGGCTTACTGTTTTGTTTTATCGCCAACGGTTTTACGTATTTTGGCGTGTTATACCAACAAGGTCTAAAGGTTTTGGGTGAATTAAGTTATAGCTTGTATCTGACCCATGGTTTGGTCATGTATGTATGGTTTAACTTATTACACTTGCATGACTTTAGCCAATCGATGACCGCTTATGTGTGGACGTACCCGCTGGTGTTGGTATTCGTTGTTATGTTTGCTGTTATAAGCTACAACTATATTGAAAAACCTTTGATGCATCGACCTAACTATCGCCGTGATGCGACAACAGTATTGCAATCATAG